Proteins co-encoded in one Megalops cyprinoides isolate fMegCyp1 chromosome 1, fMegCyp1.pri, whole genome shotgun sequence genomic window:
- the ap1m2 gene encoding AP-1 complex subunit mu-2, with protein sequence MMSASAVFVLDLKGKVLICRNYKGDVDMAEIDHFLPLLMQQEEEGLVCPVLTHGNVHFLWIKHSNLYLVATTNKNSNASLVYAFLYKLVEVFTEYFKELEEESIQDNFVVVYELLDELMDFGFPQTTDSKILQEYITQEGNKLEVAKTKVPTTVTNAVSWRSEGIKYKKNEVFIDVIESINVLVNANGSVMSSDIVGSIKLKTMLSGMPELRLGLNDRVLFALTGRDKGKTVAMEDVKFHQCVRLSRFESDRTISFIPPDGESELMSYRINTHVKPLIWIESVIEKFSHSRVEIMVKAKGQFKKQSVANNVEVRVPVPSDADSPKFKTSTGHAKYVPEKNLVVWTIKSFPGGKEFLMRAHFGLPSVENDEAEGKPPITVSFEIPYFTVSGIQVRYMKIIEKSGYQALPWVRYITQSGDYQLRTNA encoded by the exons ATGATGtctgcctctgctgttttcGTGCTGGATCTGAAAGGAAAG GTGCTGATATGCCGCAACTACAAGGGTGATGTGGATATGGCTGAGATCGACCACTTCCTACCTCTGCTcatgcagcaggaggaggaggggcttgTCTGTCCAGTTCTCACGCATGGAAATGTCCACTTCCTTTGGATCAAGCACAGCAACCTCTACT TGGTGGCCACGACCAATAAGAACTCAAATGCCTCACTCGTGTATGCCTTTCTGTATAAACTAGTGGAG GTATTCACAGAGTATTttaaggagctggaggaggagagcatTCAGGATAATTTTGTGGTGGTGTATGAGCTGCTGGATGAACTCATGGACTTCGGCTTCCCCCAGACCACTGACAGCAAGATACTGCAGGA GTACATTACTCAGGAAGGCAACAAACTGGAAGTTGCCAAGACCAAAGTGCCCACTACAGTCACAAATGCTGTGTCCTGGAGGTCTGAGGGGATCAAATACAAGAAGAACGAGGTCTTCATCGATGTCATTGAGTCAATCAATGTGTTG GTGAATGCGAATGGCAGTGTGATGAGCAGTGACATCGTTGGGAGCATTAAGCTGAAGACCATGCTGTCAGGAATGCCTGAGCTACGACTGGGCCTCAATGACCGCGTGCTCTTTGCCCTCACAGGAC GGGACAAAGGGAAGACGGTGGCCATGGAGGACGTGAAATTCCACCAGTGCGTGCGCCTCTCCCGTTTCGAGAGCGACCGCACCATCTCCTTCATCCCCCCAGATGGGGAGTCGGAGCTCATGTCCTACCGCATCAACACCCAC GTGAAGCCCCTGATCTGGATTGAGTCGGTCATTGAGAAGTTCTCTCACAGCAGAGTGGAGATCATGGTGAAG GCAAAGGGGCAGTTCAAAAAGCAGTCTGTGGCTAATAATGTGGAAGTCAGAGTGCCAGTACCCAGTGATGCTGACTCACCCAAATTCAAAACCAGCACGGGACATGCCAAGTATGTTCCAGAGAAGAACCTGGTGGTGTGGACAATCAAGTCCTTCCCG GGTGGAAAGGAATTCCTCATGCGTGCCCATTTCGGGCTCCCCAGTGTGGAGAATGATGAGGCGGAGGGCAAGCCACCAATCACTGTCAGTTTTGAGATCCCGTATTTTACAGTTTCTGGGATACAg GTACGATACATGAAGATCATTGAGAAGAGTGGCTACCAGGCCTTGCCCTGGGTCAGGTACATCACACAGAGTGGAG ATTACCAGCTACGGACTAATGCCTAG